One Pecten maximus chromosome 7, xPecMax1.1, whole genome shotgun sequence genomic window carries:
- the LOC117331318 gene encoding protein rolling stone-like: MAVCCAHIRNEFRSKKLWLSDVHPARFSMFQWRLPPIVYLLYRLLIAVYADTWLIYTAVEYGSVVTGSGVYSWPVYLTNWTYTMLCLYLTLHALTSLIFLCTRPTVLWRRLSVREHRALFKELDVYPSLWGDAYEQIPSHDDEDRELSYGETSTRTNLMPAYFKLVWILFNIASSCSIMVTLVFFIFLWPQMDTNNEPIDLDNLQLHGINSVIVFVECLLTAAPVHLLHYVYPLIYGIVYIIFTAIFYGAGNKDPIYPNVLDWNSDKVGQTMIMVVVVGFVILPLLQLFFFIIYKVKMWLFSWVSSVETS, translated from the exons ATGGCTGTATGTTGCGCTCACATCCGCAACGAATTCAGATCGAAGAAGCTCTGGTTAAGTGATGTACACCCCGCCAGATTCTCAATGTTTCAG TGGCGCCTGCCTCCGATTGTCTACCTCCTCTATCGACTGCTCATTGCTGTGTATGCAGACACCTGGCTGATATACACTGCGGTGGAGTACGGGTCAGTAGTAACTGGGAGTGGTGTTTATTCCTGGCCGGTATATCTAACTAACTGGACATACACTATGCTGTGTCTCTACCTCACTCTACATGCTCTGACCTCTCTCATCTTCCTGTGCACCAGACCCACCGTACTTTGGAGGAGACTATCAGTTAGGGAACACAGGGCTTTATTTAAGGAGCTGGATGTATATCCAAGTCTGTGGGGTGATGCCTATGAGCAGATACCCAGTCATGATGACGAGGACAGGGAGTTATCATATGGAGAAACGTCCACAAGAACCAACCTCATGCCTGCCTACTTTAAGCTGGTATGGATCCTATTCAATATTGCGTCTTCATGCTCAATAATGGTCACtcttgtattttttatttttctatggCCACAAATGGACACAAACAACGAGCCTATAGACTTAGACAATCTGCAGCTACATGGAATTAACTCTGTGATAGTGTTTGTGGAGTGTCTGCTGACAGCCGCGCCTGTACACTTACTACACTATGTGTATCCCCTTATATATGGTATAGTATACATAATCTTTACAGCCATCTTCTATGGTGCTGGGAACAAGGATCCAATCTACCCTAATGTTTTGGACTGGAACTCAGACAAAGTAggacagacaatgataatgGTGGTAGTAGTGGGTTTTGTGATACTACCGCTACTACAgctattttttttcatcatctATAAAGTGAAGATGTGGTTGTTTAGCTGGGTGTCATCTGTAGAGACATCTTAG